AACGACTGAAGGAAACCCACCAGCCACTGGCGAATTTCCCGTCAGTGTGTACGAAGGAGGCACCCCAGTACTCATAGACACTACCAAGCGGACGGAAGAAAAGGGGGGGCATAGATAGCATGGCCGTTTACGGTTTTAGAATCGGAAGCATAACTGCATTATAATGAATCGATCTTCGTGTTGTCAGCTTTGTGCCTTGTCCAAGTAGTAACCCAGAGATAACATTCCATATAATATCCTCTGCTGTATCTTGGTGGCTTATTGTTACGGTAACTGCCTCGGTAGTTGCGACAGCTGGAATAATAATGGCTTGATATCCCATAGGGACTACTATTGACCCAGAGTCATGCCGATAAAAGAATTGCATCCCTATTGATGCCCCTGTACTAAGAAAGCCCGAGTGTTTCTCTCCAGTTAGCTTGTTGCCCAGGTTCTCAGACTTTAACTTACTAATACGTCAATTACTCGGTCGACAGCCTCTTGGTGGTCCCGAGACCACCTAAACCTGAAGATGACTGCACCAAGTATATCCTGGCTGACAGGATCATCTTGTTGCTTGCCAGCTCTTGCTATGATTTGCTGAATGGATTCCGGAATCGTGAATGGCTTGTAGCCAGTGAGGTTAGGGATGGTAACAGGTAACCACTGATCTCGAACCGGGTCATAGCGGCCTTTATTATCGGGAGAGGCTACTGAAGGGTCTGGTGTGTTGGGAGCTGGGAGTACGTAGGGTATTGGTCTTCCGCTTTGCAAGACAGAGACAAACTTGAGGTATTCCTCCTCGTTGAAAATGTTGGTACCAAGCGCTCGGCAAACCTTCTTGTATCTGCTTTCATTAGCTTTTCCTCGGCCACTGATTGGAAATAGGCTTACCTATACTCCGGGTGCCGGGTGGTAATAATGAATGGGAGGTAAAGTGCCAGAGATGATTGTACCTCAGGGGTGATTTCTATTGTCGGAAAACATGATGCAAATTGGTCTGGTGCTTGTTTATAGTAGCCTAGAGCTCCCAGATTGAGTGGTGCTGCTTATCGTCAGTGCTGTCTTGAAGAGGCTACTGTTCATCTCTCACCAAAAAGCAGAGCGGCCTCAAAGCCACGGTGCCGTAATTTCAGGTAGAGTCCATCTAACAAAGTAACTAAACCTCGGACTAAAGACATGTAGTTGCGAATAGTGAATTCTCTGAGGTCGTCCTTTGCGTGGACGCGGGACCGATACTTGTGGTAAGCTTCAGCCTCGTTTTCGCTGTGATCTACACAGCAAACGGCAATGTAAATCAATCTCCGCAGATCCTCAGGCATATATTCACCCTGAATATCCTGAACAAGAGATAAAACCGTTCTATAGACATCTTCAGGGGTCGCAAACCGATGCACTTCTCGAGCATCCTGCCACTCATTCTCGCTCTTGGGTATCTTCTCAATCAATTTTCTAAATGCCGCGGCTTGTTGGCGTGATGGCTGGTCGCGTTGATGTGACGCCTGTCCCGGGACGAGCGATGGTAGTTTCCCGCTCATTGTCTGATGAGTCTCGTAGGAGCGAGCTGGTGGGTGCGCGAATTAAAAACGCTTGTGCCGAGAACGGCTGATTATTGCGTGGCGCCAGAGGTGGGTCTTGCCAACGTACCACTGCAGGGAATGCCTGTCCCAAGATGCTGTGATGCAAATGAGGAATAGCGTTGTGATGCAAATAAGGAATAGCGCTGTGATGCAAATAAGGAATAGCGTTGTGATGCAAATGAGGAATAGTGTCGCTCGGGGCTGCAGCCACGCATTCCGGCGCTATAATGGGGGCGTGTGCTTAAGTAGCGATCGTATCAATCGCTGTTGGTGCTGTCACCTACCCAGAAATATTGCATTCATTACGAGTTCAGAATTGAAAGAAGCAAGTATATCATCCTTGAACCTGTAGAGCGTATCAATACTTAAAGGAATGTGCAACCCGACAAGGCAACAACTGGCAGGCCTCATCGACACTGGTTCGCCAACCACATAACAATTTCGATCAACCTTGACTCATGCTTCACTCATCACCCAAACCTCATCCGGCCCGCGGTGCATACGATACCACTGGCTGTCCAAAACCACCCCCAAGACCTAGACCAAGCTAGTTCGCCAAATACTCAAGATGACGACTGTCAGCCTCACGGTCTCACGAAATGTTGTTATCGCACTTTGCATTGTTATTCCCCTTATTTTCATTGTTCTTATTATCATAATTATCAGCCTCTGCCTCAACAAACACCCAAGACGCTCGCAAAGCCACGAGTCAGACGAATTTCCTCTAAAATCATCACACAGCACTGCAAGCTCGCAACCTGGTTACTGTCCTTGCATCGCTGTCATTGGGACAGAAAAATCAATTAAACATTTTTTAAAGGTTAGGGGTTACAAGGACCCCTCTGTTAGCTATTACCATGCACGTGGTCACTTTCGCATGGTGTGCAACCCGCCTCTTAATGACAAGGCGGTCAATGGTGTTGTTATCCTTCCTGATGCGAGTCCAGCCGAAAAGTATGGATGGATGATGTCTAAAAGGGTAGTCGTTATGGGTACTGATCCTGTCGGTGAACCCTGGTGGCCCAGTACCTGCACATTGGGTCTTGCCGATCCTTTCGATGCAATACTCGGAACAGTCATCCACGAAACTTCAACCGCGGTATGGATATAAAGGCTAGCAGACAGTAGTTAAATATCACACTTCCTACGTAAATACTTGAATTGTCTTTGCAACTTTTAAAATGAACTACCTGAACCCAAACACGAACTCTACACGGAAGAGACGTTCAAATACGGATCTGAAATCCGAGATACTGAAGATCCccaagcttgaagatgagggcCAAGACTTTGTTTCCAGGGGAGTCGAAGGGACATCCACCAAGCATCCAGTCAATACAACTCCAATCGACGCCAAAACAGACGAATCCTTGAATGAAGTCGAGAACTTGGAGGATTTATTACGCAAGTTAAAAATTACGAGAGACAAAAAAAGCAAGCAGTGGGAAGCAAAAGGTCTTAGGAAGCCTATCAGGGTGCGAGTGAGGTGTTTTGAGTGTGGGAACTCTGCGCCAGAGCAGGACGGTAGATGTCGGTATTGTGTTCTACGCGAAAAGGAGGAATTGGAGAATGGGCCGTCAGTTATTACACTACGCTCAGTTGATTTGTAGATATTATTGTCCTTTATTAATATGGGGAAAGAATGATCAATTAAAGCCGACCCTTGCAAATACAACGGTCATAACCAATCGTTTCCAGTCAAAGATGTACTTAATATATTTGCTTTGGAAACGAGGAATGTTTCTGATGGCAACCTGATCAATCGAACGTGGCTTGCTGTTCTGTAGCGGCAAGCTCTGGAGCATCGCAGCCCTCTGCGATATTGATATACTGGCCATCATCTGTTCCGTCCGCTGGGGTGCAAGGAGGCCCGACTGGCCCCTTGTTGCTGGTCAGGGGGTAATACGAAATGTCATCGAGCTTCTGAGAAATATCATCGATCTTCTGAGCAATGTCCGAGAGATAGTTGGTAGCCTTGTTGAATTGACCATCGCTAGCATTATCAACCCGGAAGTTCAGGTTAAGGTTGTTTTTGACGTCCTGATCCCTCTGCTCCTTTCTCAGTTCCTCGAAGTCTTCTTCGAGTTGCTCCAGACGTCTTAAGACCTTGTTCAtcgctgcttcttgaggtGGTTGGGCAGATGGAGGGCGGACGGGTCGACTGGTTGAGAATCGGCTGTTTGGGAAACTTTCAAGGCGCTTCTGAACTCGCCAACAATAGTTGACAAGTGAAGTTCTTGGGCGGTGTTTGATTATTCGACCGAGTTGCGACAAGCCGATGCTACAAGCAGCGAGAAGCTTTTTGTTTACATCTTTGCTGTAGTCAACAATGCCGAGTTTGAGCAAATGATTCAGTTCTCGAAGAACAGTCTCACTATCAGAGTCCTGATCTGGATCCGTCTCGTCCAAGGGTTCGAATTTGGTGCCTCGAGGAGTCTCCCTTTCTTGTAAGAGTAGGCGAAAATCACGCCGAAGATGTTCTTCTGACGCGCCTTTCTTCTCAAGATGAGCTCCCAGCTGCAAGCAGATGTCATCCCGAGCATTAGCGGCACAATTGAGAGGACCAAGCCCCAGCTCCTCGACAAGTGGGCGAAATACTGCTGGGTGATATGCAGAGTTTGAGTGACAGAAAGTTGATGGTGAGTACCACAACTTTCATATCTTTGGGATCCAAATCGCCCGAAGACTCGGGGATGGCAGGGACTTGAGCTGGCTTCGTCATCTCGGGGGGGAAAGATTGGTAAGAAAATAGGGCGAAGTGAATATAGAATCAGGGGCTGGTGAGCTTTGTGAGAGAGAGAAGACGGAGgtcaagaaagaagaataagGGCGGCGATGGCCTATACTTGTGACAGATACTCTATTGACCCGTCAGCCAATGAGAAAGATAGATTTTATCTGGAGTAGCTGTAACACACAACCATGCTGTCGTTGGAGAGGACGAGGCTTGTAGTTGAGAGAACAGGACTAAATCGAAGCGTGCAATTACACGCCCCTCCGGCCCTGCGCACCGTCGATGTACATCCTTGCTCTGACCCTAGGGCGGGTAGTATCCCTGTAGGCTGCCTTTGGAGCCCGGCTAGCCCTTTCTGTCGGCCCACACGAAACAGAGGGTGGTGGAGGGGGCGTGCCCTTGTTATTATCGTTGGAACCACGAGAAAGCCCCAAGGATTTTGCTCACTCGGGTGAAAGCATTGATTCAAATGGTCTCAAAGTTATGTCATAACCCATGCATTATGGAACGAGAAAGCTGGCGCGAAATGGCTTGCCAAAGTGGTCTTCCCATGTACTTCACTCATCGAATCCGCTGTTTCCTTCCCACGATTGCTTTGGTTGCCTTAATTTGCCTCGTCGAGAATGGAGCACCAATACTCTACAGTCCTTTGGCGGGACCTTGATTTCATTCGGCATCTTGACCCCGCTATCAAGGTTTCTCATAGAACGAAGCGAGGTGTAAAATTCTTTGCCGAGCTTACAATAACATCTGTCGACGGTATTGATGCCGAAGGGGGTAGCAAAAGCGACCACCAGAGCGACAACAAGATTGATATAACAGGCTTTCTACTCGATAATTCGCCTGCCTCCTGCGAAGAGCGAGATGGCGTCATTGACCTGGTATTTGAACCACTTTTCAAGGACAAGTCATTTGGACATTGGGTCAAAATGGAAGT
This genomic interval from Fusarium oxysporum f. sp. lycopersici 4287 chromosome 3, whole genome shotgun sequence contains the following:
- a CDS encoding hypothetical protein (At least one base has a quality score < 10) → MSGKLPSLVPGQASHQRDQPSRQQAAAFRKLIEKIPKSENEWQDAREVHRFATPEDVYRTVLSLVQDIQGEYMPEDLRRLIYIAVCCVDHSENEAEAYHKYRSRVHAKDDLREFTIRNYMSLVRGLVTLLDGLYLKLRHRGFEAALLFAPLNLGALGYYKQAPDQFASCFPTIEITPEVQSSLALYLPFIITTRHPEYRYKKVCRALGTNIFNEEEYLKFVSVLQSGRPIPYVLPAPNTPDPSVASPDNKGRYDPVRDQWLPVTIPNLTGYKPFTIPESIQQIIARAGKQQDDPVSQDILGAVIFRFRWSRDHQEAVDRVIDVLKHSGFLSTGASIGMQFFYRHDSGSIVVPMGYQAIIIPAVATTEAVTVTISHQDTAEDIIWNVISGLLLGQGTKLTTRRSIHYNAVMLPILKP